The Acidobacteriota bacterium region GCGGAAGATCTACTTCAAGTTCTACCAGGAGACCTACAAGTCTTCGCCCATCGACCGCAAGCAGAAGGAGCTGATCGCCATCGCCGCGTCCCTGGGATTCAATTGCGAGGGTTGCCTCGACGGACATCTCCGAAAGGCCCTCAAGTACGGCGCCACCCGGGAGGAGATCAGCGAGACCATCTCCATTGCCATGGGGGTCGCCGCCGCCTCCGTGGTCGACCAGACGGACCACGCCGCGGAGCGCTTGCAACTGAAGCACTTCGACTAGTACCCCATAACATGTAATTGTTCGTATATTATAGTAGGAGGCTGGAGAAC contains the following coding sequences:
- a CDS encoding carboxymuconolactone decarboxylase family protein yields the protein MRKIYFKFYQETYKSSPIDRKQKELIAIAASLGFNCEGCLDGHLRKALKYGATREEISETISIAMGVAAASVVDQTDHAAERLQLKHFD